Part of the Aquimarina sp. TRL1 genome, CATCCTATTCAAAAAGAGTTAATCGACAATAATAAATACAGCTACAAAGAAACCGGAACTGTATCCAATACCGAAAAATATACAAGCCCTTACTGGTTAGAAAACAAAGGAACACTAGGAATGTATCAAGTTGCTGATCAGAATCATATCGGAAATCCAAGAACATCACGAATTATACAAGCTAACTTTATACTAACTACAGGAACTTATCAAATTCCGTTTATAAAAGAAGTGGTCTTTAAACGAAATGACCCTGTAAAAGGTGAAGTCTATCGACCATTAGAGATTGTCCCTGAAATTTCTGTCAGTATTAAAGACAAAGTCATCATCTTCGCAGATGGATCTTCTAAGCAAATTCCTGTAAAAATTGCAGCTAGTAAAAACAACCTTATTGGAACACTGCGCTTATCGCACCCACAAGGATGGACGATCACTCCTGAAAATGTTCCTTTGAGTTTTAAGCGAAAAGGAGAAGAAAAAAACATCACTTTTACGGTAACTCCACCTGCAGAACAACACGAAGGGTATTTAGTCCCAGAAGTACAGATAAATACTAAAAAATTTGATAAAGAAATCGTTACCATCGATTACGATCATATCCCCTATCAAACTGTTGTACTCCCATCTGAGACAAAAGTTGTTCGGTTAGACATTAAGAAAAAGGGGCAGCATATCGGATATATAGAAGGTGCCGGAGATATTGTCCCGGAAAGCTTAGAGCAAATAGGATATTCTGTTCAGGTAATAGACCCACAGACCATTACCAAAAATAACCTAGCACAATACGATGCCATTGTTATTGGAATCAGAGCTTATAATACCATAGAAGCATTGGTACAAAAACAAGAACATTTATTACGCTATGTAGAAAATGGAGGAAACCTGATCGTACAATACAATACGAGTCACCGATTAAAAGTAACAGACAAATTAGGTCCTTATAAATTAGCATTATCCCGGGATCGGGTTACCGATGAAAATGCCACAGTTTCTTTTTTGGCTACAGACCATCCGGTACTGATGCAACCCAATAAAATCACTCAAAAAGACTTTGAAGGATGGGTACAGGAACGAGGGCTGTATTTCCCCAATCAATGGGCCAAAGAATACCAGCCAATTTTTGCGATGCATGACAAAGGAGAAACAGAAAAAAAAGGCTCGCTGCTCGTTGCTAAATACGGGAAAGGATATTACGTATACACAGGACTTAGTTTCTTTAGAGAATTTCCTGCCGGTGTATCAGGAGCATATCGCCTTTTTGCCAACTTACTTTCTCTAGGAAAATAATACATATACATATGGAACAAAAATTCATCTGGAAAAAACACTATACACTTGTACTGATAGCCAATGCGATATACATCCTGTTGTTCTATTGGATCACACAGGGATTATCATAAATTAATGTTTAGCAAACCAGTTCGGTACAAGCATACCGAACACTATTTAGAAAATGAATGCTAGTTTCGGAGCAAGTCCTGAAGCATTTACATCTCGATGTTATTGAGTAAAAAGAAACATTTATGCATACAATAGACTGGATCGTTCTTATAGGAACATTATTATTTATCGTTTTATACGGGGCATGGAAAACAAAAGGAAGTACTACCGTACAAGAATATATCAAAGGAGGTAGTGAGGCCAAGTGGTGGACTATTGGACTTTCTGTAATGGCTACTCAGGCAAGTGCGATTACTTTCTTATCTACACCCGGACAAGCCTTTCATAGTGGGATGGGATTTGTACAATTTTATTTCGGACTCC contains:
- a CDS encoding PIG-L family deacetylase codes for the protein MRKLFIFPIAILIGTLSVYAQQPKKPNAVEIHEAIKKLNFLGSVLYVAAHPDDENTRLISYMANKVKARTAYLSLTRGDGGQNLIGPEIRELLGVIRTEELMAARATDGGEQLFTRANDFGYSKHPDETLDIWDKKEVLADVVWAIRKFKPDVIINRFNHRTPGTTHGHHTTSAMLSVEAFDIVNKKDQYPEQLDKVTPWQPKRLFFNTSWWFYGSREKFKNADKSNLISFDTGIYYPTSGLSNTEIASLSRSQHKSQGFGSTGTRGTQLEYIELIKGTFPKDSKNIFEGIDTSWNRIKGGKVIGTILHQVEKTYDFKQPEKSIPQLLKAYQLIQSLEDTHWKQVKTTEIKNIIAAAAGIYLEAVANTSTATPGSQLEINIEAINRSTAPFTLAQIDIPALGISHPIQKELIDNNKYSYKETGTVSNTEKYTSPYWLENKGTLGMYQVADQNHIGNPRTSRIIQANFILTTGTYQIPFIKEVVFKRNDPVKGEVYRPLEIVPEISVSIKDKVIIFADGSSKQIPVKIAASKNNLIGTLRLSHPQGWTITPENVPLSFKRKGEEKNITFTVTPPAEQHEGYLVPEVQINTKKFDKEIVTIDYDHIPYQTVVLPSETKVVRLDIKKKGQHIGYIEGAGDIVPESLEQIGYSVQVIDPQTITKNNLAQYDAIVIGIRAYNTIEALVQKQEHLLRYVENGGNLIVQYNTSHRLKVTDKLGPYKLALSRDRVTDENATVSFLATDHPVLMQPNKITQKDFEGWVQERGLYFPNQWAKEYQPIFAMHDKGETEKKGSLLVAKYGKGYYVYTGLSFFREFPAGVSGAYRLFANLLSLGK